In the genome of Hymenobacter cellulosivorans, one region contains:
- a CDS encoding tetratricopeptide repeat-containing sensor histidine kinase, whose translation MRKLLPILFLGYCTLLSGWARAQSPQTAGLRTALARASHDTTRVLVLADLSASYRYSRFDSVLWYARQGLQLARRIGYAKGEGRCLSRLGILMSERGNLPQALRIDLQALQLHEQSHDPEATARTLNQMGLLYHALEDYRPALSYYFRAKRIYEQGFGDDSQLISVLTNLGASYEGRRQLDSAQYFLNRAYDLTRRSQTVHQSCWGTPLPYVLRELGLLRASLGQPAEALTYYRRSAQASFPENDRRSACRAYQYMAELYHSRQQLDSSVYYARKSLVLAQSLPFIIGVVHTSQLLTEAFQARQRTDSTLKYMHIMLQAEDSLYNPQRIKQLDAIGFAEQQRLRELELERTQFEARNRLYILAGVLGSLILLALLLWRNNRLQQRANARLSELNEEITSQRDSLGRMLHELKITQSQLVLREKMASLGELMAGVAHEIQTPVNSMRDLAGVSADVVESLRRELVRPDAVAEPDTVADNLQTLSQYQQSIVRSSQRAASIVTGMLEYSSTSPGPLQATDVNAFVEDYLRLTYHDTRAKNRSFYAALLPTLDPTVGNLSIIRHDLGRALISLFTNAFHSVQQRQLLYQEGYIPQVAVSTRKVGCYIEIRVRDNGLGIPPKLLPKVFERFFTTQAPEVGSSLGLALSYDLITKGHGGTLTVESQEGEYTEFVVTLPLTAQPSLAVPAAAG comes from the coding sequence ATGCGGAAACTACTTCCCATACTATTTTTAGGTTACTGCACGTTGCTTAGCGGGTGGGCGCGGGCGCAAAGTCCGCAGACGGCCGGGTTGCGCACGGCCCTGGCCCGAGCCTCTCATGACACGACCCGCGTGCTGGTACTGGCCGACCTGAGCGCCTCCTACCGCTATTCCCGCTTCGACTCGGTGCTGTGGTACGCCCGGCAAGGACTGCAGCTGGCCCGCCGCATTGGTTACGCTAAAGGTGAAGGCCGCTGTCTGTCGCGCCTGGGCATTCTGATGAGTGAGCGGGGCAACCTGCCCCAAGCCTTGCGCATCGATTTGCAAGCCCTGCAACTCCACGAGCAAAGCCACGACCCGGAAGCCACGGCGCGCACTCTCAACCAGATGGGCCTGCTCTACCACGCCCTGGAAGACTACCGCCCGGCCCTGTCATATTATTTCCGGGCTAAAAGGATTTACGAGCAAGGATTCGGCGACGATTCCCAGCTGATTAGCGTGCTGACCAACCTGGGCGCCAGCTACGAGGGTCGCCGCCAACTCGACTCGGCCCAGTACTTCCTGAACCGTGCCTACGACCTTACGCGCCGCTCCCAAACCGTGCACCAGAGCTGCTGGGGCACCCCCTTGCCCTACGTGCTGCGGGAGCTGGGCCTGTTACGCGCCTCGCTCGGCCAGCCCGCTGAGGCCCTGACCTACTACCGGCGTAGCGCCCAGGCCTCGTTTCCGGAAAATGACCGGCGCAGCGCCTGCCGGGCCTATCAATACATGGCCGAGCTGTACCACAGCCGTCAGCAACTCGATTCGAGCGTGTACTACGCCCGTAAGTCCTTGGTGCTGGCCCAGTCGCTGCCGTTTATCATCGGGGTGGTGCACACCAGCCAACTGCTCACCGAAGCATTCCAGGCCCGGCAGCGCACCGACAGTACGCTCAAGTACATGCACATTATGCTGCAGGCCGAAGACAGCTTGTATAATCCGCAGCGCATCAAGCAGCTCGATGCCATCGGGTTTGCCGAGCAGCAGCGCCTGCGGGAACTGGAGCTGGAACGCACCCAGTTCGAGGCCCGCAACCGGCTCTATATTCTGGCCGGCGTGCTGGGTAGCCTGATTTTGCTTGCCCTGCTTTTGTGGCGTAACAACCGCCTGCAGCAGCGCGCGAATGCCCGGTTATCGGAGCTCAATGAGGAAATTACCAGTCAGCGCGACAGTCTGGGCCGGATGCTGCACGAGCTCAAAATCACCCAGAGCCAGCTGGTGCTGCGCGAGAAAATGGCGTCTTTGGGCGAGTTGATGGCCGGCGTGGCCCACGAGATTCAGACACCCGTCAACAGCATGCGCGACCTGGCCGGCGTCAGCGCCGACGTGGTGGAGAGCCTGCGCCGGGAGCTGGTCAGGCCCGATGCAGTAGCCGAGCCCGACACGGTAGCCGATAACCTACAGACGCTGAGCCAGTACCAGCAGAGCATTGTGCGCTCCAGCCAGCGGGCAGCATCCATCGTGACTGGCATGCTGGAATACTCGAGCACCAGCCCTGGCCCCCTGCAGGCCACCGACGTCAACGCCTTCGTGGAGGACTACCTGCGCCTGACCTACCACGACACCCGGGCCAAAAACCGCTCTTTCTACGCGGCCCTGCTACCCACGCTCGACCCGACCGTGGGCAACCTTTCCATCATCCGTCACGACCTGGGCCGGGCACTGATCAGCTTGTTTACCAACGCTTTTCACTCCGTGCAGCAGCGCCAATTGCTTTACCAGGAAGGCTACATCCCGCAGGTGGCCGTAAGCACGCGCAAGGTGGGCTGCTACATCGAAATCCGGGTGCGCGACAATGGCCTGGGCATTCCGCCCAAGCTGCTGCCCAAGGTATTTGAGCGGTTCTTCACGACCCAAGCTCCCGAAGTCGGCTCTAGCCTGGGGCTGGCTTTAAGCTACGACTTGATAACTAAAGGGCACGGCGGAACTCTCACGGTAGAAAGCCAGGAAGGCGAGTACACCGAGTTTGTCGTCACCCTGCCTCTGACGGCCCAGCCCAGCCTCGCGGTCCCGGCCGCCGCGGGCTAG
- a CDS encoding GNAT family N-acetyltransferase: MNPTLTLAPATAADVSALVAFVNSVYRGETSRQGWTTEAHLLDGPRIDAESLLELLRAEAATLLMARNSAGELVGSVYLQRQEATMYLGMLSVDATRQGGGIGKYLLGAADDYARAQGCTRMKITVISVRHELLAWYERQGYHRTGATVPFPDNPRFGIPRQPLELLVLEKEL, from the coding sequence ATGAACCCGACTCTTACCCTTGCTCCGGCCACGGCCGCCGACGTGTCCGCCCTGGTGGCTTTCGTCAACAGCGTGTACCGCGGCGAAACCTCCCGGCAGGGCTGGACCACCGAAGCCCACCTGCTCGACGGCCCGCGCATCGACGCCGAATCGTTGCTGGAACTGCTCAGGGCTGAGGCGGCCACGCTGCTCATGGCTCGCAATTCTGCCGGGGAGCTGGTGGGCTCGGTGTATCTGCAGCGGCAAGAAGCAACCATGTATCTGGGCATGCTCTCGGTGGACGCCACGCGGCAGGGTGGAGGCATTGGCAAATACCTGCTCGGGGCCGCCGACGACTACGCCCGCGCCCAGGGGTGCACCCGCATGAAAATCACGGTAATATCGGTGCGGCATGAGCTGCTGGCCTGGTACGAGCGGCAGGGCTACCACCGCACCGGCGCCACCGTACCCTTCCCCGACAACCCCAGATTCGGCATTCCGCGCCAGCCGCTGGAGCTGCTGGTTTTGGAAAAAGAGCTCTAG
- a CDS encoding ABC transporter ATP-binding protein: MPADLVPAIRVAHVQKQYGPHVVVQDVSFELAAGETLVLLGPSGCGKTTLLKMLNRLVDPDAGVVEINGHDVRSQPAAELRRGLGYVIQQVGLLPHYTVAENIGVVPRLLGQTDVQVEQRTAALLARLHLPPERYARQYPHQLSGGQQQRVGLARALAADPPIILLDEPFGALDPITRASIRREFRELEELRQKTVVLVTHDVTEAFELADRILLLNQGRVQQLGTPRELLLQPANDFVRQFFAAERLALQLRVFTLTDLQPYLAPAAVLSHSVTTTVHETLENLTNGTAAQYPFDVAHLMAAFGQAVQAADTAWKR, from the coding sequence ATGCCTGCTGACCTAGTTCCCGCCATTCGCGTTGCTCACGTTCAGAAGCAATATGGCCCCCACGTCGTGGTGCAGGACGTGTCGTTTGAGCTGGCGGCCGGCGAAACCCTGGTGCTGCTCGGGCCGAGCGGCTGTGGCAAAACGACCCTGCTCAAGATGCTCAACCGCCTGGTGGACCCCGACGCCGGCGTGGTGGAAATCAACGGGCACGACGTGCGCAGCCAGCCGGCGGCCGAGTTGCGGCGGGGTCTGGGCTACGTGATTCAGCAAGTCGGTTTGCTGCCCCACTACACCGTGGCCGAGAATATTGGGGTGGTACCGCGGCTGCTGGGCCAGACTGATGTGCAGGTAGAACAACGTACGGCTGCCTTGCTTGCCCGTCTACACTTGCCGCCCGAACGCTACGCCCGGCAGTATCCGCACCAGCTTTCAGGCGGGCAGCAGCAGCGCGTGGGGTTGGCCCGGGCCCTGGCCGCTGACCCGCCCATTATCCTGCTCGATGAGCCCTTCGGCGCCCTCGACCCCATCACGCGGGCCAGCATCCGGCGCGAGTTTCGGGAGTTGGAGGAACTGCGCCAGAAAACGGTAGTCCTCGTGACCCACGACGTAACCGAAGCCTTCGAATTGGCCGACCGTATTCTGCTGCTCAACCAGGGCCGGGTGCAGCAGCTGGGTACGCCACGGGAGCTGCTATTGCAGCCCGCCAACGACTTTGTGCGCCAGTTTTTTGCCGCTGAGCGGCTGGCCCTGCAGCTACGCGTATTCACTCTGACCGACCTGCAGCCTTATCTGGCACCTGCTGCCGTACTGTCCCACTCGGTCACCACAACGGTACACGAAACCCTGGAAAACCTGACCAACGGCACCGCGGCCCAGTATCCGTTTGACGTAGCCCACCTTATGGCCGCCTTCGGGCAGGCCGTGCAAGCCGCCGACACTGCATGGAAACGCTAA
- a CDS encoding ABC transporter permease/substrate-binding protein, protein METLTELLTFWHTQAGKLGEQTLQHIGLTAASLLLAVLLGVPLGLLLTRRPRWAPAVLGVAGALQTVPSIALLGFLIPLLGIGPKPAIFALFLYSLLPIIRNTLTGIQSVSPAVVEAARGLGLTDGQVLRRVELPLALPVLFAGIRTATVINVGVATLAAYVAAGGLGEFIFGGIALNNPVMILAGALPAAALALGFDAALAGLQRLSSRRLVRIGAALLILLPLLGGLYLLPRATGKLLAGFSPEFVGRADGLPGLQSAYQLRRLPSVVLAPALVYEAARHQDVDLIDGYSTDGRIRAYNLQVLQDDRRVFPPYYAAPVIRPTVLQQHPELSGVLAQLAGQISDSVMTNLNYRVDYLHQEPRAVAEAFLRRRGLWQEPRPLAAGAPVVRLGSKIFAEQYILLEMYAALIRGNTGLAVETKTGLGGTTICFEALRTGAIDMYPEYTGTGLLVLLQPSPAVLDSLGGRPLAVFGYVQQEFRRRYGLEWLAPLGFNNTYALLMRRQQARELGISSISQLSRYLRP, encoded by the coding sequence ATGGAAACGCTAACCGAGCTACTCACCTTCTGGCACACCCAGGCCGGCAAGCTGGGCGAGCAAACCTTGCAGCACATTGGCCTCACTGCTGCCTCCTTGCTGCTGGCCGTACTGCTCGGGGTGCCGCTGGGTTTGCTGCTCACCCGCCGGCCGCGCTGGGCGCCGGCTGTGCTGGGCGTGGCCGGAGCCTTGCAAACCGTGCCCAGCATTGCCCTGCTCGGCTTTCTGATTCCGCTGCTCGGCATCGGGCCCAAACCTGCCATTTTCGCGCTGTTCCTCTATTCCTTGCTGCCCATCATCCGCAACACGCTCACCGGTATTCAGAGCGTGAGCCCGGCCGTGGTGGAAGCTGCCCGAGGCCTGGGCCTGACCGACGGGCAAGTGCTGCGTCGGGTGGAATTGCCGTTGGCTCTGCCGGTGCTCTTTGCCGGCATCCGCACGGCCACGGTTATCAACGTGGGCGTGGCGACGCTGGCGGCCTACGTAGCGGCCGGTGGCCTGGGGGAGTTCATTTTCGGCGGCATAGCGTTGAACAATCCGGTCATGATTCTGGCCGGGGCTTTGCCGGCTGCCGCTTTGGCACTGGGCTTCGATGCGGCCCTGGCGGGTTTGCAGCGCCTGAGTTCCCGGCGGCTGGTGCGTATCGGGGCTGCCTTGCTCATCCTGCTGCCGCTGCTGGGGGGGCTGTATTTGCTACCCCGCGCCACGGGCAAGCTGCTAGCCGGCTTCAGCCCGGAGTTTGTGGGCCGGGCCGACGGGCTACCGGGGCTGCAAAGTGCTTACCAGCTGCGCCGTCTGCCCAGCGTGGTGCTAGCCCCGGCCCTGGTGTATGAGGCCGCCCGCCACCAGGATGTCGATTTGATTGACGGCTACTCCACCGACGGCCGCATCCGGGCCTATAACCTGCAGGTGCTGCAGGATGACCGGAGGGTGTTCCCGCCCTACTACGCCGCCCCGGTGATTCGCCCGACAGTGCTTCAACAACACCCTGAGCTCAGCGGCGTACTGGCCCAGTTGGCCGGGCAGATTTCCGACTCGGTGATGACCAACCTCAACTACCGCGTCGACTACCTGCACCAGGAGCCGCGGGCCGTGGCTGAGGCGTTTCTGCGCCGGCGTGGCCTTTGGCAGGAGCCCCGTCCCCTAGCCGCGGGCGCCCCGGTAGTACGGCTGGGCTCCAAGATTTTTGCCGAGCAATACATCCTGCTCGAAATGTACGCGGCCCTGATCCGGGGCAATACGGGCCTGGCCGTGGAAACCAAAACCGGTCTGGGCGGCACTACCATCTGCTTCGAAGCTTTGCGCACCGGCGCCATCGATATGTACCCCGAATACACCGGCACGGGCCTGCTAGTGCTGCTCCAGCCCTCTCCTGCGGTACTCGACTCACTCGGGGGACGGCCATTAGCAGTGTTCGGCTACGTGCAGCAGGAATTCCGTCGGCGCTACGGACTGGAGTGGCTGGCCCCACTGGGTTTCAACAACACTTACGCCCTACTCATGCGCCGCCAACAAGCCCGGGAATTAGGCATCAGCTCCATTTCCCAGCTTAGCCGCTACCTGCGGCCGTAG
- a CDS encoding ATP-binding response regulator — MKKILLVDDNEHDRMLYKRYLGKQIGHERLEICEATSGEEGIMQFRRERPDCILLDHNLLDTDGLTLLQDLKQHTPPDTLCVVMITGGGSEELAVRALNTGALDYLVKGRFDQELLCKTVLHAIEKNEWRQYVARYHGQLQTVNQQLRESLDELTEARQQVQLTNARLLAANQEVETRNKELARTNRDLDNFVYAASHDLKQPINNLRGLFEELRRTATFDDPDEAQVLRLVDESLRDLTTTVTDLSAVVQVDRAPGEENTEPVLLADLTADVLQTLRPQLLDAQGTVHTDFDALPELVTVRTSLRTILLNLLANAVKYRQPERPPHITVRSSLVENQAVLEVQDNGLGIDLERDGAELFHLFRRFHPEAGEGTGVGLFLVNRLVQAQGGRIEVESELGVGTTFRIFLKQPA, encoded by the coding sequence GTGAAAAAAATCCTTCTCGTTGACGACAACGAGCACGATCGGATGTTGTATAAGCGCTATCTGGGCAAGCAGATAGGGCATGAGCGGTTGGAAATATGTGAAGCTACCTCGGGCGAGGAAGGAATTATGCAGTTTCGGCGAGAACGGCCCGACTGTATATTGCTCGACCACAACCTGCTCGATACCGACGGCCTGACCCTGCTCCAGGATTTAAAGCAGCACACGCCACCCGATACCCTGTGCGTGGTCATGATTACGGGCGGCGGCAGCGAGGAACTGGCCGTGCGCGCCCTCAATACCGGTGCTTTGGATTACCTGGTCAAGGGCCGCTTCGACCAGGAATTGCTGTGCAAAACAGTATTGCACGCCATTGAGAAAAACGAGTGGCGCCAATATGTGGCCCGTTACCACGGTCAGCTGCAAACCGTGAATCAACAACTGCGCGAGTCACTGGATGAGCTGACCGAAGCCCGCCAGCAGGTACAGCTCACCAACGCCCGGCTGCTGGCGGCCAACCAGGAAGTAGAAACCCGCAACAAGGAATTGGCCCGCACCAACCGGGACCTGGATAACTTCGTCTACGCCGCTTCCCACGATTTGAAGCAGCCCATCAACAACCTGCGGGGCTTGTTTGAGGAACTGCGCCGTACCGCCACCTTCGACGACCCCGACGAAGCCCAGGTATTGCGCCTGGTCGACGAATCCCTGCGCGACCTGACGACCACCGTCACCGATTTGTCGGCCGTGGTGCAGGTAGACCGCGCCCCGGGCGAGGAGAACACCGAGCCCGTGCTGCTGGCCGACCTCACCGCCGATGTGCTCCAGACCCTGCGCCCTCAGCTGCTCGACGCCCAGGGCACCGTACACACCGACTTCGACGCGCTACCCGAATTAGTGACCGTACGGACCAGTCTGCGCACTATTCTGCTGAATCTGCTGGCCAATGCCGTGAAGTACCGCCAACCCGAACGGCCCCCACATATTACGGTGCGGAGCAGCCTGGTGGAAAATCAGGCCGTGCTGGAGGTGCAGGACAACGGTCTGGGCATTGACCTGGAGCGGGACGGCGCGGAGCTGTTTCATTTGTTTCGGCGCTTCCACCCCGAGGCCGGGGAGGGTACCGGCGTGGGCTTGTTTCTGGTAAACCGGCTGGTGCAGGCCCAGGGCGGCCGCATTGAGGTGGAAAGTGAGCTGGGCGTGGGCACCACGTTCCGTATTTTTCTGAAACAGCCCGCCTAA
- a CDS encoding response regulator, giving the protein MIASTHKPILVVEDSVEDFTALGRAFRKHALPNPLLRCEDGDQALEYLQGYGKREGWPPQLPVFVLLDLNLPGTDGRTVLETLKRDPRLQSIPVIIFSTSTNSRDIEDCYRLGANSYLTKPIEYAALEEKTRLLVRYWLNTSELPSTN; this is encoded by the coding sequence GTGATAGCCTCAACTCATAAACCCATCCTGGTGGTGGAAGACAGTGTAGAAGACTTCACGGCGCTGGGCCGGGCTTTCCGCAAGCACGCGCTGCCCAACCCCCTGTTGCGCTGCGAGGATGGCGACCAGGCCCTGGAGTACCTGCAGGGCTACGGCAAGCGGGAGGGCTGGCCGCCGCAGCTACCCGTGTTCGTGTTGCTCGATTTGAACCTGCCCGGCACCGACGGCCGCACAGTGCTTGAAACCCTGAAGCGCGACCCGCGTTTGCAGTCAATTCCAGTGATTATTTTCAGTACCTCGACCAACAGCCGCGATATTGAAGACTGCTACCGGCTCGGGGCTAACAGCTATCTGACTAAACCCATTGAGTACGCGGCGCTGGAGGAAAAAACCCGGCTATTGGTGCGTTACTGGCTCAATACCTCGGAATTACCTTCGACCAACTAG
- a CDS encoding ATP-binding protein: protein MDRETVIYSDESLLNSPITLTNCDREPIHIPGSVQPYGFLLCLNPETQQVVHASENTLALIGVPAEDLVGQRLDRVLGPATIAEINELLPTLTEVTRLIGARLTSVTNEPFYKIILHCFDGLLWLEFEPVAETAVSAVDLPSLNLALGQMLGAGSVPEFCQLAVEQVRDITGFDRVLMYQFAKDASGEVVAEAKRDDLEPFMGLHYPATDIPQQARAMYLKNWLRFIPNVNYEPAKLVPVLHPQANRPPDMTYAVLRSVSPIHLEYMRNMGVAATMTISIIQEGVLWGLITCHHMEPRLVSYELRELCLFLGKTFSALLKTKQQQDEQAYRLHIRDTQVRIFELVGQHSNFVEGLYQRMPTIRDAFNCGGAAICFEGDIISLGTTPTKEQIEDLIQWLKANVKEDVFHTDSYVKHNPEGLAIRGVASGFIAISLAQEAGDYIIWFRPEQIQTVTWAGHAQKAEVLQDGQLKLSPRQSFEAWAQTVVNTSAPWLPMEIEAAQEIRLHLSDVRLKVFNELQARAASLVRLNSELTRSNDELDSFAYVASHDLKEPLRGIHNYSIFLLEDYAEKLDEEGVMRLKTLVRLSQRMESLLESLLQLSRVGRQEINIEETNVQELVDDLVDLLHPRFEQTRTEVAIMDVLPTFRCDAVRMREVFNNLLTNAMRYSNQDEKRIRIGLAAEGVRGPRGTGSRDDFHVFYVQDEGIGIDSRHHDAIFKIFKRLHPQEKYGGGTGAGLAIARKMVEKQEGEIWVESVLGQGATFYFSISKHL from the coding sequence GTGGATCGAGAAACCGTAATCTACAGCGACGAAAGTCTGCTCAACTCCCCTATTACGCTGACTAACTGCGACCGGGAGCCTATTCATATTCCCGGTTCGGTGCAGCCCTACGGCTTTCTGCTCTGCCTAAATCCCGAAACGCAGCAAGTAGTACACGCCAGCGAAAATACCCTGGCTTTGATTGGCGTGCCCGCCGAAGACCTGGTGGGTCAGCGCCTCGACCGGGTGCTGGGACCGGCTACCATTGCCGAAATCAACGAGCTGCTGCCCACCCTGACGGAAGTAACCAGGCTGATTGGAGCCCGCCTGACCTCAGTAACCAATGAGCCGTTCTATAAAATCATTCTGCACTGCTTCGACGGGCTGCTGTGGCTGGAGTTTGAGCCCGTGGCCGAAACGGCGGTTAGCGCCGTCGACTTGCCTTCCCTGAACCTGGCCCTGGGGCAGATGCTGGGCGCGGGCTCGGTGCCGGAGTTCTGCCAGCTGGCCGTCGAGCAGGTGCGCGACATCACCGGCTTCGACCGGGTGCTGATGTACCAGTTTGCCAAGGATGCCAGCGGCGAAGTAGTGGCCGAAGCCAAGCGCGACGACCTGGAGCCCTTTATGGGCCTGCACTACCCGGCTACTGATATTCCGCAGCAGGCCCGGGCCATGTACCTCAAAAACTGGCTGCGCTTTATTCCCAACGTGAATTACGAGCCGGCCAAGCTGGTGCCGGTGCTGCACCCGCAGGCCAACCGCCCGCCCGACATGACCTATGCCGTGCTGCGCAGCGTGTCGCCGATTCACCTCGAATACATGCGCAACATGGGCGTGGCGGCCACCATGACCATCTCCATCATCCAGGAGGGCGTGCTCTGGGGCCTGATTACCTGCCACCACATGGAACCGCGCCTGGTAAGCTACGAGCTGCGGGAGCTGTGCCTGTTTCTGGGCAAAACCTTCTCGGCCCTGCTCAAAACCAAGCAGCAGCAGGACGAGCAGGCCTACCGCCTTCACATCCGCGACACCCAGGTGCGCATTTTCGAACTGGTGGGCCAACACAGCAACTTTGTGGAGGGCCTCTACCAGCGCATGCCCACTATCCGCGACGCTTTTAACTGCGGTGGGGCGGCCATCTGCTTCGAGGGCGACATTATCTCGCTCGGCACCACACCCACCAAAGAGCAGATTGAGGACCTAATTCAGTGGCTTAAGGCTAACGTGAAGGAAGACGTGTTTCACACCGACTCTTACGTGAAGCACAACCCCGAGGGCCTGGCCATTCGCGGGGTGGCCAGCGGCTTTATCGCTATTTCCCTGGCTCAGGAAGCCGGCGACTACATCATCTGGTTCCGGCCCGAGCAAATCCAGACCGTGACCTGGGCCGGGCATGCGCAGAAAGCTGAAGTGCTGCAGGACGGGCAACTGAAACTCTCGCCCCGGCAGTCGTTTGAAGCCTGGGCCCAGACGGTGGTCAACACCTCGGCGCCCTGGCTGCCCATGGAAATAGAGGCGGCCCAGGAAATCCGCCTGCACCTCTCGGATGTCCGCCTCAAGGTGTTCAACGAACTCCAGGCCCGGGCTGCCAGCTTGGTCCGCCTCAACTCGGAGCTGACGCGCAGCAACGACGAGCTCGACTCCTTTGCCTACGTGGCCTCCCACGATTTGAAAGAGCCCCTGCGCGGTATTCACAACTACAGCATCTTCCTGCTTGAAGACTACGCCGAGAAGCTCGACGAGGAGGGCGTAATGCGCCTCAAAACCCTGGTGCGCTTAAGCCAGCGCATGGAGTCCTTGCTCGAATCGTTATTGCAACTCAGCCGGGTGGGCCGGCAGGAAATCAATATTGAGGAAACCAACGTGCAGGAGCTGGTCGATGACCTGGTGGATTTGCTCCACCCGCGCTTCGAGCAAACCCGCACCGAGGTAGCCATTATGGATGTGCTGCCTACGTTCCGCTGTGACGCGGTGCGGATGCGGGAAGTGTTCAACAACCTGCTCACCAACGCCATGCGCTACAGCAACCAAGATGAGAAGCGAATTCGCATCGGGCTGGCGGCCGAGGGCGTGCGCGGGCCGCGCGGCACCGGCAGCCGGGACGATTTTCACGTCTTCTATGTTCAGGATGAAGGTATCGGCATTGATTCACGTCATCATGATGCTATCTTCAAGATTTTCAAGCGTTTGCACCCCCAGGAAAAATATGGTGGGGGTACGGGAGCCGGCCTGGCCATCGCCCGCAAAATGGTTGAGAAGCAGGAGGGTGAAATCTGGGTTGAGTCGGTACTAGGTCAAGGGGCCACTTTTTATTTCTCCATTTCAAAGCACCTCTAA
- a CDS encoding biliverdin-producing heme oxygenase: MSITLHRPAILQLLRTETRPYHDALEQNEFNRALQEGTVTVTVVQRFLAKMYGFLVPYEARLRAQDLGPEWQIDQRLRAHLIPQDLGVAPESLPVCPSMPALTTWPQLLGSMYVLEGSTLGGQVLARQLAKAGIEGRTYFMGNGEQTGPLWKSFCQLLAEAATEDNQAQIVASAASTFQTLHAWIEKP; the protein is encoded by the coding sequence ATGTCGATTACCCTCCACCGCCCGGCTATCCTGCAGTTGCTGCGCACCGAAACCCGGCCCTACCACGATGCGCTGGAGCAGAATGAGTTCAACCGGGCCTTGCAGGAAGGCACTGTCACGGTGACGGTTGTGCAGCGGTTTCTGGCCAAGATGTACGGCTTTCTGGTGCCCTACGAAGCCCGGCTCCGGGCCCAAGACCTCGGCCCGGAGTGGCAAATCGACCAGCGGCTGCGGGCCCACCTGATTCCCCAGGATCTGGGCGTGGCGCCCGAGTCATTGCCCGTTTGCCCCAGCATGCCGGCCCTCACGACCTGGCCCCAACTGTTGGGCTCGATGTACGTATTGGAGGGCTCCACGCTGGGCGGGCAAGTACTGGCCCGTCAGCTGGCCAAGGCCGGAATAGAAGGCCGAACGTATTTTATGGGCAACGGTGAACAGACCGGCCCGCTATGGAAAAGTTTCTGCCAGCTGCTGGCTGAGGCCGCTACCGAAGATAATCAAGCGCAAATCGTGGCTTCGGCTGCCTCAACGTTTCAAACCCTGCACGCGTGGATCGAGAAACCGTAA
- a CDS encoding AraC family transcriptional regulator, whose amino-acid sequence MKAPNLPVLALDAFPHAGNNHWYYVQQLEAHVRQFPHVSEPHAHNFYLLLYITHGQGSHTIDLVTHDIRPGSLFFLAPGQVHAWNMSAEARGFILFFTAEFYLQHYPASRLAEYPFFAPGQAPVVYLEPAETHILPLFERIYEEERAAAAHRDEVVGAYVYLILELAARTYPLQEPAQLSAYGLQQVHEFSQLLNEHFRQQKSVRYYAAELALTANHLNAICRRVLNKTASDLIHERVVAEAKRQLTHSAQSVAQVADAVGFEDASYFARYFKKYVGQTPEAFRQGYKY is encoded by the coding sequence ATGAAAGCTCCCAATCTGCCCGTTCTGGCCCTCGACGCATTTCCGCACGCCGGCAATAACCATTGGTACTACGTGCAGCAGCTAGAAGCCCACGTGCGGCAGTTTCCGCACGTGAGTGAGCCCCACGCCCACAATTTCTACCTGCTGCTTTACATCACCCACGGGCAGGGCTCCCACACCATCGATTTGGTTACGCACGACATCCGGCCCGGTAGCCTGTTTTTTCTGGCACCGGGTCAGGTCCACGCCTGGAACATGTCGGCCGAGGCACGGGGCTTCATCCTGTTTTTTACCGCCGAATTTTACCTGCAACACTACCCGGCCAGCCGCCTGGCTGAATACCCGTTTTTCGCCCCCGGCCAGGCTCCCGTGGTATACCTCGAGCCCGCCGAAACGCACATTCTGCCCTTGTTTGAGCGAATTTATGAGGAAGAACGGGCCGCTGCCGCCCACCGCGACGAAGTGGTGGGCGCCTACGTGTACCTGATTCTGGAACTGGCCGCCCGAACCTATCCGCTCCAGGAACCCGCCCAACTATCGGCTTACGGCTTGCAGCAGGTACATGAATTCAGCCAGTTGCTCAACGAGCATTTCCGGCAGCAGAAATCGGTGCGCTACTACGCCGCCGAGCTGGCCCTGACAGCCAACCACCTCAACGCCATCTGTCGGCGGGTGCTCAACAAAACGGCCAGTGACCTGATTCATGAGCGGGTAGTGGCCGAGGCCAAGCGCCAGCTCACGCACTCGGCCCAGTCGGTGGCGCAGGTAGCTGATGCCGTGGGCTTTGAGGATGCCTCCTACTTTGCCCGCTACTTCAAAAAGTACGTAGGCCAGACGCCCGAGGCTTTCCGCCAGGGCTACAAGTACTGA